From a single Phalacrocorax aristotelis chromosome 1, bGulAri2.1, whole genome shotgun sequence genomic region:
- the PTHLH gene encoding parathyroid hormone-related protein → MFTKLFQQWSFAVFLLSYSVPSYGRSVEGISRRLKRAVSEHQLLHDKGKSIQDLRRRIFLQNLIEGVNTAEIRATSEVSPNPKPATNTKNYPVRFGSEDEGRYLTQETNKSQTYKEQPLKVSGKKKKAKPGKRKEQEKKKRRARSAWLNSDMYGNGVTESPLLDNSVTTHNHTLRRR, encoded by the exons ATGTTCACTAAACTCTTCCAGCAGTGGAGTTTCGCAGTGTTTCTGCTGAGTTATTCCGTGCCCTCTTACGGGAGATCAGTAGAGGGGATCAGCCGCAGACT CAAACGGGCTGTATCAGAGCACCAGCTATTGCATGACAAGGGCAAGTCAATCCAAGACTTACGAAGAAGAATATTCCTTCAAAATTTAATCGAAGGTGTCAACACTGCAGAAATCCGTGCGACTTCGGAGGTTTCACCTAACCCTAAGCCTGCTACCAACACGAAGAACTACCCTGTCCGGTTTGGTAGTGAAGATGAGGGCAGATACCTAACTCAGGAGACAAACAAATCACAGACCTACAAGGAGCAGCCCCTGAAggtatcagggaaaaaaaagaaagcaaagcctgGAAAACGTAAggaacaagagaagaaaaagaggcgAGCCCGCTCGGCTTGGCTGAATTCTGACATGTATGGAAATGGTGTGACCGAAAGCCCACTCTTGGACAACTCTGTTACTACACATAATCACACTTTAAG